The Palleronia sp. THAF1 genome contains the following window.
ATGGCCTTCGACGAATGCCCCGCACTGCCCGCCAACCGCGACCGGATCGAGGAGTCCATGCGCCTGTCGATGCGGTGGGCGCGGCGGTCGCGCGATGCCTTCGGGGACCGGCCCGGCCACGCGCTGTTCGGCATCATGCAGGGCGGGCTGGAGCGTGACCTGCGCGAGGAGTCGGCCGCCGCGCTGCGGAGCATCGGGTTCGAAGGCTACGCCATCGGGGGGCTGGCCGTGGGTGAGGGGCAGGCGGCCATGTTCGACTGTCTGGACTACGCGCCGGGTCTGCTGCCGGATGACGCGCCGCGCTACCTGATGGGCGTGGGCAAGCCCGACGACATCGTGGGCGCGGTGAAGCGCGGGGTGGACATGATGGACTGCGTGCTGCCGTCACGCTCTGGCCGCACGGGGCAGGCCTGGACGCGGCGTGGGCAGGTCAATCTGAAGAACGCCCGCCACGCCGACGACCCGCGCCCGCTGGACGAAGACTGCACCTGCCCGGCCTGTCGGGGCTATTCGCGCGCCTACCTGCACCACGTGTACCGCGCGGGGGAGATGATCGCGGGGATGCTGCTGACCTGGCACAACCTGCACTATTACCAGCAGATCATGGCCGGGATGCGGGGCGCCATCGCAGACGGCACATTTGCCGCGTGGGAGTCCGACTTCCATAGCCTGCGCGAGGTGGGCGATATAGACCGGCTGTAGCCGCTTGAAGGAGAGACCATGCGCATTCTGATCCTGGCCTGCCTGTGTGCATCGCCCGCTGTCACCGATAGCCTGTGCGGCGAGACGGACGCCGCGCGTCTCAACGCAGTGTTGGCGGGAGAGTGGGATCGAGAGGCGCATATTCAGCTGGAAAGCGAGACGCTGTCGATTCTGCGCCAGACCGCGCCAGAGATCGTCACGCTGGGCGCCGACGGCACCCTGCAGACCGCTTTTATCGACGACCAGATCGGCAGTTCGCTGCCCTTAATGCTGGCGCATGACACGCCGTACGACGTAGACGCGGTGGACGACATGCTCGACACCACTGAAACGCCGGAGTTCGCCGATATTCTGTCCGACACGCCCTGCGGGCCTGAAGATCTGCCGCAACTGCAAGGCATGCTGCCCGAAACCGAAGGCATGTCCGTCGCCGGAACCATTACACTCATCCCCTATTTCGATGACCGTATCCTTGAGATCACCGAGCTTGAGTTGAAATCAGAGGGCGCGCTGATCTTCATGACGGCCACGGCGCTGTTGACCCCGGCGCGCTGACGGACCTTGTGCCGCGCCGCAGCGTTGCCGATGCACCCCTTGCAAACGGAGCGCATGATGAGACTTCCCCTGATCGACCCGACCACCCTGAGCGGATCGCAACGCGATCTGTATGAGGACATGAAAGAGGGCATCGAAAGCGGCTTTAACTCGTTTCGCGCGATCAATGACGATGGTGCGCTGATCGGCCCGTGGAACCCGATGCTGCGCTATCCGCGTCTGGGTGGGCCGACATGGGAGTTGATCAAGGCGATCAGCAACGACTCGCAACTGCCGGCAAACGTCCGCGAGATCGCTATCCTCGTGACCGGCACTCACTACGATGCGGCGTACGAGCTCTACGCCCACGTCGCCGCTGCCGAAAGCAAGGGCATGGATCCCGATTGCGTGGCCTCTATCGTTGCGGGCACGCGGCCCGACAGCCTGAGCAAGGAAGAGCGCGTCGCCTACGATACGGCGCATGCCCTGAACGAAAGTCGCCTGTTGCCGCGCCCCGTCTATGATCGCGCGGTCGAGGCATTCGGCGATGAAGGTGCGGCAGAGCTGATCTATCTGATCGGTCTCTATTGCATGGTTTCTGTCATGCTGAATGGATTCAACGTGCAGGTGCCAGACTACGCGACCTGACACCCATCGCGCCGCACCAAACCCGGATCGGTGCGGCGCGCCCCGCACAAAGGGGTATGAGGAGAGTGGCAGGCGCTTGCGTCCGCGCGCCCTAGCCCCCACATCTGGTGCCATGACCGGAGGGCCCTTCGCGTTGCCGCAAAGCGGGACGTGGCCGCCCTTGCCAAGAAGGACAAAAGATGACCGAGCATACCTATCCCGTCCTGCCGCTGCGCGACATTGTCGTGTTTCCGCACATGATCGTGCCGCTCTTCGTCGGCCGCGAGAAATCCGTCCGCGCCCTCGAAGACGTGATGGCTGATGACAAGCAGATCCTGCTGGCCGCGCAGGTCGATCCCGGCGTGGACGATCCCGATGCCGACGGCATTTACCGCACCGGCGTTCTGGCCAACGTGCTGCAACTGCTCAAGCTGCCCGACGGCACCGTGAAGGTGCTGGTCGAGGGTCGCGTGCGCGTGAAGATCGCCGAGTACCTGGAAAACGACCGCTTCTTCGAGGCGCGCGCCGAAGAACTGTCCGAAACGCAGGGCGACGAAGACACCGTGGCCGCGTTGCTGCGCTCTGTCTCTGAAGAGTTCGAGCGTTACGCCAAGGTCAAGAAGAACATCCCCGAGGAGGCGCTGGTCGCCGTGGGTGAGACGACCGATCCCGCCAAGCTGGCCGACCTTGTGGCCGGGCACTTGGGCAATGACGTGGCGCAAAAGCAGGAACTGCTGGAAACGCTGACCGTCGCCGAGCGGTTGGAGAAGGTCTACGGCCTGATGCAGGGCGAAGTGTCGGTCCTGCAGGTCGAGAAGAAGATCAAGACCCGCGTGAAGTCCCAGATGGAGCGGACGCAGCGCGAGTATTATCTGAACGAGCAGATGAAGGCGATCCAAAAGGAGCTGGGCGACGGCGAAGAAGGTGCCGGCGAACTGGCCGAGCTGGAGGAGCGCATCGCCGAGACCAAGCTGTCGAAAGAGGCCCGCGAGAAGGCGGAGGCCGAATTCAAGAAGCTGAAGTCCATGTCTCCGATGTCCGCCGAATCCTCGGTCGTGCGAAACTATCTGGATTGGATGCTGTCGATCCCGTGGGGCACCAAGTCGCGCGTGAAGAAGGATCTTGGCCGCGCCCAGAAGGTGCTGGATGACGATCACTACTCCTTGGAAAAGGTGAAAGAACGGATCGTCGAATATCTGGCCGTGCAGCAACGCTCGTCCAAGCTGAAGGGGCCGATCATGTGCCTCGTCGGTCCTCCGGGTGTGGGTAAGACATCGTTGGGCAAGTCGGTCGCGAAAGCCACGGGGCGTGAGTTCATCCGCATCTCGCTGGGTGGCGTGCGCGACGAATCCGAGATTCGCGGCCACCGCCGGACCTACATCGGCTCCATGCCCGGCAAGATCATCCAGGCGCTGAAGAAGGCCAAGACGACGAATCCGCTGATCCTGCTCGATGAGATCGACAAGATGGGCCAGGATTTCCGGGGCGATCCCGCGTCGGCCATGCTGGAGGTCTTGGACCCCGAGCAGAACGGCAGCTTCGTCGATCACTACCTCGAGGTCGAATACGACCTGTCAAACGTGATGTTCCTGACCACCGCGAACTCCTACAACATGCCGGGCCCGCTTCTGGACCGGATGGAGATTATTCCGCTGGCTGGCTACACCGAGGATGAGAAGGCAGAGATCGCAAAGCGTCACCTGATCGCCAAGCAGGTCAAGAACCACGGCCTGAAGAAGGGCGAGTTCGAGATCACAGACGAGGCGCTGATGCAGGTCATCCGCACCTACACCCGTGAGGCGGGCGTGCGGAACCTGGAACGTGAGCTGGCGAAATTGGCCCGCAAGGCGACGACGCAGATCGTTAAGAAAGAGGTTGAGAAGGTCGTCGTAACGCCTGAAAATCTTTCGGATTTCCTTGGCGTCCAAAAGCACCGCTACGGTCTGGCCGAGGAAGAGGATCAGATCGGTGTCGTGACCGGCTTGGCTTATACCTCCGTCGGGGGAGAGCTTCTGCAGATCGAAGCGCTGCGCCTGCCGGGCAAGGGCCGGATGAAGACGACCGGCAAGCTGGGCGATGTGATGAAGGAATCGATCGACGCGGCCTCCAGCTTCGTACGCTCGATCTCTCCGCGTATCGGTGTGAAGCCGCCGAAGTTCGACGCGCTGGATATCCACGTCCACGTGCCGGATGGTGCGACGCCCAAGGACGGGCCAAGTGCCGGTTTGGCCATGGTCACGGCCATCGTGTCGGTGCTGACGCAGATCCCCGTGCGCAAGGACATCGCCATGACGGGTGAGGTTACGCTGCGGGGCAACGCGTCGGCCATCGGCGGTCTGAAAGAGAAACTGCTCGCGGCCCTGCGTGGTGGCATCAAAACGGTGCTGATCCCGAAGGAAAACGAGAAGGATCTGGCCGACATCCCGGACAACGTGAAAGAGGGGCTGACGATCATTCCCGTCACTCACGTGAACGAGGTGCTGGAACACGCGCTGGTCCGCACGCCAGAGGCCGTCGAATGGGACGAGGCGGCACAGGAAGCCGCCGACGCCGAACGCGCGGCGCGGGCTGCGGCGGCACAGGGCGCGGCGCAGGTCACACACTAAGCAAATCAAAGAGGCGCGGGGGAAACCTCGCGCCTTTTTTCGGTGCGCACCGAATGCGGCATCGCTCGCCTGCCTTCATTTCGCCGCAAAGTCGGGGCAGGATGTGTCTAACCTTTCTGAAGGATTTGTTATGACGACCAAAACCACGCCGAAACCGTCGGCCCAGAAGCCCGCTCCGAAAACAGCAGAGGCGCCGGCCGCGAAGGTTGTCGAGGAAATCGCACCGACGGTGACGAAAGAGTTGAAAAAGCCAGAACTGATCGACCGCGTCGTTGCACTGTCTGGTATCAAGAAGAAAGACGCCAAGCCGGTAGTCGAAGCGATGCTGTCGGTCATGGGCCAGGCGATAACGGATGGAGAGGCGCTGAACGTCCAGCCTTTCGGCCGTGTGCGGATCGTCAAGGCCAAGGACCTGCCGAACGGTCAGGCGATCACCCTCAAACTTCGTCGCTCAGGCCCCGCACTGTCGGAATCCGAAGCCGGTGCCGAACTCGTGCAAGAGGCTCTTGCAGACGAGGAACAGGAAAGCTAGGACGCGTCCACCGGGCGATTAGCTCAGCGGTAGAGCACTTCGTTCACACCGAAGGGGTCACTGGTTCAATCCCAGTATCGCCCACCATCATTTGAAAAGGCGCGCCCCGGTCGGCGCGCCTTTTTGCGTCTGTCGCTCGCGCTAGGTGGCGATGCAAAAGGAGATGACAATGTATCTGACGATGAACCGCTTCCACGTGACTCGTGGCCAGGAACAGGCGTTTGAAGAGATGTGGGCCAGCCGCGACAGCCATCTGAAAGAGGTACCGGGCTTTGTGTCCTTCCACCTGATGAAGGGGGAGACGCGGGAAGATCATACGCTTTACGCCAGTCATACCGCCTGGAAGACCGAGGCTGCATTCCGAGACTGGACGAAGTCCGAGGCCTTCCGCAAGGCGCATTCCGGCGTGCGGCCCAACACCGAAATGTATCAGGGTGCTCCGGTGCTGGAGGTCTTCGAGGCAGTTCAGACTCTCACTTGACAGGTTCTGTCGTTTCTATATTTCACGAAATATGGAAGCGATGGTCGAATCCCTGTCTGCGCTTGCTCACCCTCAGCGGTTGGAAATATTCCGGTTGCTGATGCGGCGCTATCCTGATGCGGTTTCCGCTGGCGAGATCGCTGCGATCCTCGATGTGCCTGGCAGCACGCTCTCCGTCTATTTGTCATCGCTGCGTCATGCAGGACTTCTATCGCAGACCCGTCAGGGTCGATCCCTTCTGTATCGTGCGGATGTGAACCGCGCCGCGAAAGTGATCGGCTACCTGCGCGACGATTGCTGTAGGGGGCGCCCCGAGATGTGCGCTTCCCCCGATACCTTGTCCGAAAAGGAGAGCGCCGTGGGCGATACGCCATTTTCCGTTCTGTTCATCTGTACCGGCAATTCC
Protein-coding sequences here:
- a CDS encoding HU family DNA-binding protein, giving the protein MTTKTTPKPSAQKPAPKTAEAPAAKVVEEIAPTVTKELKKPELIDRVVALSGIKKKDAKPVVEAMLSVMGQAITDGEALNVQPFGRVRIVKAKDLPNGQAITLKLRRSGPALSESEAGAELVQEALADEEQES
- the lon gene encoding endopeptidase La; protein product: MTEHTYPVLPLRDIVVFPHMIVPLFVGREKSVRALEDVMADDKQILLAAQVDPGVDDPDADGIYRTGVLANVLQLLKLPDGTVKVLVEGRVRVKIAEYLENDRFFEARAEELSETQGDEDTVAALLRSVSEEFERYAKVKKNIPEEALVAVGETTDPAKLADLVAGHLGNDVAQKQELLETLTVAERLEKVYGLMQGEVSVLQVEKKIKTRVKSQMERTQREYYLNEQMKAIQKELGDGEEGAGELAELEERIAETKLSKEAREKAEAEFKKLKSMSPMSAESSVVRNYLDWMLSIPWGTKSRVKKDLGRAQKVLDDDHYSLEKVKERIVEYLAVQQRSSKLKGPIMCLVGPPGVGKTSLGKSVAKATGREFIRISLGGVRDESEIRGHRRTYIGSMPGKIIQALKKAKTTNPLILLDEIDKMGQDFRGDPASAMLEVLDPEQNGSFVDHYLEVEYDLSNVMFLTTANSYNMPGPLLDRMEIIPLAGYTEDEKAEIAKRHLIAKQVKNHGLKKGEFEITDEALMQVIRTYTREAGVRNLERELAKLARKATTQIVKKEVEKVVVTPENLSDFLGVQKHRYGLAEEEDQIGVVTGLAYTSVGGELLQIEALRLPGKGRMKTTGKLGDVMKESIDAASSFVRSISPRIGVKPPKFDALDIHVHVPDGATPKDGPSAGLAMVTAIVSVLTQIPVRKDIAMTGEVTLRGNASAIGGLKEKLLAALRGGIKTVLIPKENEKDLADIPDNVKEGLTIIPVTHVNEVLEHALVRTPEAVEWDEAAQEAADAERAARAAAAQGAAQVTH
- a CDS encoding antibiotic biosynthesis monooxygenase family protein, with the translated sequence MYLTMNRFHVTRGQEQAFEEMWASRDSHLKEVPGFVSFHLMKGETREDHTLYASHTAWKTEAAFRDWTKSEAFRKAHSGVRPNTEMYQGAPVLEVFEAVQTLT
- the tgt gene encoding tRNA guanosine(34) transglycosylase Tgt — translated: MTERFSFELGATDGAARTGVIHTPRGDIRTPAFMPVGTAATVKAMLPESVAATGADILLGNTYHLMLRPGAERVARLGGLHRFMNWSGPILTDSGGFQVMSLADLRKLTEDGVTFRSHVDGSKHFLSPETSMAIQRDLGSDIVMAFDECPALPANRDRIEESMRLSMRWARRSRDAFGDRPGHALFGIMQGGLERDLREESAAALRSIGFEGYAIGGLAVGEGQAAMFDCLDYAPGLLPDDAPRYLMGVGKPDDIVGAVKRGVDMMDCVLPSRSGRTGQAWTRRGQVNLKNARHADDPRPLDEDCTCPACRGYSRAYLHHVYRAGEMIAGMLLTWHNLHYYQQIMAGMRGAIADGTFAAWESDFHSLREVGDIDRL
- a CDS encoding carboxymuconolactone decarboxylase family protein, whose product is MMRLPLIDPTTLSGSQRDLYEDMKEGIESGFNSFRAINDDGALIGPWNPMLRYPRLGGPTWELIKAISNDSQLPANVREIAILVTGTHYDAAYELYAHVAAAESKGMDPDCVASIVAGTRPDSLSKEERVAYDTAHALNESRLLPRPVYDRAVEAFGDEGAAELIYLIGLYCMVSVMLNGFNVQVPDYAT